ccccccccaaaaaaaaaaaactttttctgtccatgtccatgttttcttttgctctgcTTCTGGTACTAAAATGGTACCAAAGTTAGAGCCTTTTGTTTTTGCCCCACAGAGCTCTGGGACTCTGctcattttcttcctgtctattttctctctatttttcagTAGATTCTATTGATCTGTATTCAGGCTCATTGGTTCTATCttttaccatccccattttactaCTGAGTCCACCAATgcagtttatatttatatatatgtggaatatgGATGTatcagttactgtatttttcagttttataatttccatttagttcctttttataacatatttttctgatgttttccattttttcaaaggAATTCATAATTGATTGTTGAAGTATTTCTTATGATGATTGCCTtataaaatctttgtcagataattccaacatctgattcATCTTGGAATTGGAGTCggttgattgtcttttctcacTCAAACTATGAGTTTCCTGTTGTTTGGTATGATGACTggtggtttggtttgtttttttctttggctttttttttttttttttttgaatcttggACATTTTTGCTATTGTGTTAGCAGCCTTGATTGTATTTAAATCTTCAGTTTTAGCAAACAGTATCCCTGTTTCAGTTCAGCATGTAGATGGATGCTGGCCTACTTTCATGGGCTTTCATTCCCATGATGGTATAATCACAGAGCCTTTGCACTGCTGTCCTGGTCTACTTTGGTCTCTGGCACTACCATAGCTTCCGCTCAATCCCTGCCTGTTCTGTGCAGAGGTGGAAGGGGTTTCCTTTGGCTGCGTGTGGGCTACCTTTGGCCAGTGGGGAAGCGGGGGAGCAGAAGTTGTTGAGCCTGAGTTTCCTATGCTGatggaaggagggcagagaaacCCTTGTAGGTGGATCAAACCACTGCCAGTGACCTGGTTGTCAAGTGGGGCCTGGGACTGTCTACCAGAGCTTCTTGCTGCAGCTGCTGCAAAGTCGATCACCATCCCGCAGGTGCCTCAGTTGTGGAGCGGAGGTTGAGGCTCCCCACTAGGTCTCTGTTAGGCTTCCCCCTTACCAGTCTTTTAGCCAAAGAGACAAGGCTTTGGGGGGTTTCCATCTATGTCTGTTGGCAGTTCCAAGTTGCAGGCTTCACCCACACCTATTCTCAGGCATTTgggagataaaaaagaaaagccaaagaacTCACTACCTGTCTGCCTTCTTCTTTCCAGCTATCAGAATTCTGATGTCTATTGAACAATTCCCAGatattttgttgtatttgaaAAAGAGGAGCAGGGAAAAGTGAGTGTATTagtgggggtgggttgggggcaAGAGGGAAGCAATCTTGTTCCAGAATGGGAAGCCTGGGTTATCTCTTCGTATTAATTTTCTATCACTGttataacaaatcaccacaaacttagcagcttaaacagtgaagtttattctcttacatttttctGGAGGTCAAAATTCTGATaaaggtctcactgggctaaaatcaaggtgtcaacagggctgtgttcctttccaaaagctctaggggagaaccgATAGCCCTGCCTTTTCTGACTTCCGGAgtctgcctgcattccttggctggtggcctccttctttcatcttcaaaaccagcaatgTAGTATCTGGCTGACCCTTCTTCCATCATCCTGTTTCCATCTGACCACAACCAGGAAGAGTTCACTGCTTGTAAGGACTCATGTGATTAGATCAGacccacctagataatccagcATCATCTCCACATCTCCAGGTCCTTAACCTAGTCAGATCTGCAAAGTCCTTCTTGCCCTGTAGAGTAACCtatttacaggttccagggactAAGACATCACTGGGGAGTCATTATTCTTTGGACCACATTCCTAAACTACCTTTTGATGTTTCCGTAAGTGGATTTCATCAGTTCATTCCTTAAGGAAGATGTCTAAtagcatacatttttaaaaatgccaaaccTCTGAGAACTCTGAGCCAGGAATAGTTCATCTAGTTACAGCTTTGTCTAAAGTACTCCAGAatgccaggcccagggctttGCAAGGGGCTGCAGGATGGGAAGCAGGCAAGGATCGTTATAAGGCAGCAACTTGGGAAAACAAGTTTGGGGTGCTAATGCTGAGGGGTCCCCCCAAAAAGCTGTGGATACACACTCATATTAACAAGTCACTCTCGGtctcctcttctgaaaaatgagggaGATGATAATAGTATTTACCCCTTGTTATCACTGTGAGAATTAAGAAAGGTAAAGTGCTCagagcagtgctgggcacatagtcAGGCTCAATATTTGTCAGTATCATTACTGCTGTATTGTCGTTGTTACTCGTCCCCATGTGATTCCAGGTCTAAAGAATTAAGTTTCCCCCTTTCCACCTCCGAAGGAACACCTTTAGGCTGATATCACCccattctgatatttttctcttgatttttttaatattttttattgttttttaaattttgcttttggggggatgtaattaggtttatttatttttaatggaggtactggggatagaacccaggacctcatgcatgctaagcttgtattctaccacttgagctatatcctccccaccaaTCCCCAAGGCCTTCATCTTAaaggggaggaaatggaggcccagaaaaCAGGAGAGATTTGGCCAGGATCTCTAAGTCAGTGGCATAACCCAGGCTAGAGCTCAGGTCTCCAGCAGGAGGAGTAGAAGGGGaatgtttgggttcttcttggaTGCTGGGCATGACACTGTCACTTGGCCAGTGATCCTcgtccccagctccctgcccccttcACCACAAGCACTGCCCATtgcccttctcccaccccaccccctgcccccacctccctggacATGCCTCGCCCTCCTCAGATGTGTCACACCTCCATAACCCTCATGGACCACAGGACAAAGTAGGAAGGCAACTCTATTATAACTTTATTTGGCTACATGAAAGGGGTATGGGTGCTTGTCTTGTCCAGTTGGATAGTCAGTCCCTGAAGGCAAGCAGGAGCCCTAAGAGGATGCCCCAAGCAGGACTCCGACTAGAGGGCTCCGCACCAGCAGGCTGGACCCTTTCTAAGATGTTGATGACCTCAGTCACTCTGATGCTCCCAATATGGTGAAGATCTGCTAAAGCTCTGGTATGTTCACGAGTACAGCCCATGAGGAGGAAGGTGGTATTGAGGGAACCtgtaaggaagaggaggaggagtgagggaCACTTTCAAGATTCAAATGCCCTCCTCTTCCCAGACACCCCTCACAAACTAGGACACCCACGCTCCCAGCAAAGACTTGGGCACCAGTCACCTTCCCCCCTCCTCCATGGAATGATGTGCTGCAACCCCAATGCCCTGTCCAAATTCCACCTGCCTCCCTCAAGGCTGGGAAGGCACCAGACTGCACCTAGCACAGAGTAGGCTTTTCAGAAAGAACATTTCTTTCCTCTCACCTGCCTGAAATTTTAAGGTGGAACTGTAACACTTGGTGGCGTCCCTGGGGCAAGGCTCAGTGTTGACAAAATTTGGGAGGCAACTCTTAGAGTGCTCGCCCACACAAGTTGGGCAGCCATGGGAAGAAAATGCTAAAGTCTTGGGGGTATTGGCCTCAAGTTTCACAAAAGAATCCATGTTGGTGAGGTTATTGCAGAGATACTTCCGGCAGATGCGGCTGTAGGAGGCAATGGACAATCCGGGCGGTGAAACAAGATAGGAGACTTGCGCAGGGGTAAGAtgaggctgggctgcagccttTAAAACCCACAACTCCCTTTCTGGTCCCTGAGAAGCAGAAGATGAGAGAGCTCTGATCAGTGTCGCTGACCACACCTGGTCCAACCTCCCaacctccccctccaccctgctcctcctgctcacTCTGCTCTGTCACCAActttgcctcccctcccccagtgtccATCCCCTGCAGAGACACAGGGCCCAGATCCCCAGGTCTCCAGCTGTCTCTCCTCACTCCTCACCCCACAGGagcccctctgctcctctctcccttGTGTCCCagacttttcttctctcccagaGTTCCCCCCTTCTCCTGGGTTCTGCCCTCTTATCCAGCCCCCATCACAACCAGCTGGGTTGGTATCTTGATGTTGTCCCCAAAGATATAACAGGGTAAATAACTGGAACTCAAGTCCAGGGCCCCTGGGTGCTGGCAATGAAGGTGGGGGTCAAAAGAGCAAGCGAAACAAAAAAATGAGCACAGTCACTCCCCTTCACCTGTCTCGATGAACACCAACGTCTCCTCACAGCCCTCGCTCAGCCTACACACCGCACTCCTCATCAGAAGCCACCTCCAGTTATGGAGACTAACAGCTCTGAAGAGTGAGGCTGTTGCTTCATAGCACAGAAGAGCTCGAGCCCCTAAAGAGAGAATGTTATTCCAGTCATCTGCCCCTCACATTGCCTTCTCAGCCCCTGAACTGCCCATCAAGAGCTCAGCCTCCACAGATCCCGCCCCCGAGGAACCTAGATATCCAGCTTTCCTTCCCGCCAGTGACATGAATCCAGCAccccgccctccacccccacccccatccccaccaacagGGTCCTTAAGCATCCAGCCCCTCAGGACATACGAGGCAGAGTAGAGATGGCCCCTAGGAGACAGAGCAGCTGCACAGGGCTCAGATGCTGGGGTCCCATGTCCTGTGCCTGGGTCCTCAATGCTGAGATCAGTCTAGAACCAACTTCAGTCTAGGTCTCAAGCTCGGTTCTTGTCAGTCCCTGAATTCGCTGTCCACCTGCCTCTGGGTCACTGTTTCTGGAGCAGAAAGCTGATTGTCAGTTTCTGTGACATAGACTCCCTGAGACCTTCAGGGACACAGGTCTTCCCATCTCCAAAGTCACCCTCCAACCTAACCCAAATACCATGTTAGCTTCTCAAGTAATgactttctctctcctgcttagGTCCTGCCACTGAACATGGGGCTGGCTTATTCAAAGGATCACTATTATACAGGCTGTTCTCTATCCAGAGACAATGAGACCAGAAcaacaaatgtgtgtgtggaagttaaCTGACATATTACTAAATAACtcttgatttgaaaaaaaaattttaaagtatttagaaCTGAATAATAGCAAACATACtacatttcacacacacacacacacaagtgtatGTAAAATCTGGTGAAAACTGAATAAGAGCTGTAATTTAGTTAAGTTTAgttacaatgtcaatttcctgcTTATTACAGCTATACAGAATGGCCCCATGCGGGACCAGAGGAAGGATTTAAGGGACTCTGTGAAcaatttttgcaacttcttgtgagccaataataatttcaaaatcaaaagttttttttaaactacatgtcAAAATTTGAGAAACAACTAGATCAGTATTTAGATGTAAGTCTAATTTAAACACATTTATCAGAAGCATTAAAATGTTTATGAGTTAACTCAAGAAGTTATATAAGGAGCAACAAAGCATCCCCCCCAAAAAGGGGGgggtataaataaaaataatggcagaaatcgatgaaatagaaaaacaacaaaaaattacaaaaagctAACATTCATTCTTTGACAAGATTATTGAGATAATTCTCCAGCAAATCtaatcaagagggaaaaaagtgaagatgcaaataaaatacaaagtgaaaaataGGAATTAACAGACATCATATGTtctaaaagtaataaaagtatCATTAACAACTCTACATTTATAAATTTGTAAATCCAGATGAAGtggataaatttctaaaatatatgaaatgccAAAGTTGGCATAAGAAGAGCATATGCAATGTCTTAAACCAATGAAAATGGCCAAGGATCTCAGGCAAATTGACAAGAAAAAAGGGATCAAGCCCAGTAGGGAAATGGGCCAAGCGTGTGAAGAGGGACTTCTCAGAAGAGCAAACCAGAAAGGCTAacaagcatgtgaagagacactGGCGCTCAacaataatcagagaaatgcaatatATCCCAACGTACAGCCCTCAGACTGGTGAGGACTCAGAAAGCTGGAAGAATACAAGCACTGGTAGGACTGCGGGGCTAGAGACCCCCGTGCACTGCTGCTCATGGGAGTAGTTGGGGCGGGGGATAgggtcctctcctgcccctgaaGAATGGGGGAGTTGAGAGTTCGGATCAATGTCACAGGCCCAAAGTATCATTCATCGTATGGAGGAGTCTGGCAATACTTAGTCAAATTAGGTTTACAAATAGCCATTTCTGATCATCCGAGGTACACAGAGCAGCAATTTCCACCTTCAACTACAAAGGAACACATATGAGGATGCAACATTGTTGTGGTGACAGTGAGCTGAAGGCAACGGGAGACCTAGTAAACACCCAGCACGCAGGGGTTGTACACCAGCGAACAGCATGCAGCGCTTAGAAACAACTGGTTAGATGTAGGCATCACGTGCACATGCATGGACATCAAGGCACAGTgctgattattttaaatagtaaataacaCTATCACTTGCATAAATTAAAACCTCATGGACATAAAACACTGCACATCTCGCAAGAACACACACAAACCAAAGATATGCATCACCCACCTGAAATGAGTACCTATGGGACAGTTAGGGAATAAAAATTGGGAATTGAGGATtactggaaagaaataaaacattgtagGTGATACAAATTCATAGGCTTTGGACTCAAAGGTAGATCAAGGTTGAAAACTTTACCcctccacttactagctgtgcaatCTTGTGCATCATattgaactcatttataaaatgtattaataacaCATTTCATAGAGTCACTGttgaatattaaaaagattattagTATGAAGTGCCAGGCAAGTTCTAAGCTCTCCAAAAATGTTGGTTCCCCTATCTCTCCAGTATCTAAAGGATCAAGGTTAACCTCTTTGCTGGCATTCAAGCCTCACAtacacccccaccctccacccctagATTGGCCCCAAACAACCTTGCCAACTGTTCAGTACTGCTCCCTTGTGCAGCAGTCCAGCTAGAGGTCGCTTCTGCCACACTTTTCTGTccagaatgcctggcacacaggctCCGTAACCAAGAAATCTGTGGCAAACTAAGAGGCCGAGATTTGCAGAAAAGATGGGACACAGAAAGGGGGAATGAAGGCTGATGAAGGATCACACAAAGGCTTTGGGCCGAGAAGATGGCCCACACCAGCCCAGACCGCAAAACGACAGGACCCAACAATCTGAGCACAAACAGGGACACAACCAGAAGAGTGCGATGAAATCCCCAAGGAAAAAAGGACAGAGCAGTGGTCAGAGGAGATGCTACACCTACAAAAgtgaaaccacagaaagaaagaagagcaaactgaTAGAACGGAAATCTgcaggaagacagaggaggagcagcagagagCTCACAATTGGGAGTGGCAGAAAAGTGAGGAGCTGGGCACAAAGACCGGGTTCTCAGGGAAAAGAGGAGACAATCTTAGAGgctgaaagacagaaaaggagacagggcgagatgtagagaaaaggggacaACACAGGATGGCAGGGAAAGTGTGAAATGGATCTAATAGAGGGGCATGGAGAAGGCTAATTACAGAGTGGAGCCCTGAGAATGGCGTGAAATCGGGAGGAAGATGAACACAGAGGGTGGAAACGGCTAAGACAACAGGAAAACTACAGAGCGTCTCAGGAATGGAAGAAAGGCGGAAAGGGGGCCAGGCTATGAGGGAATGAGAGACGAAGAGAAAGGGGGTTGGAAAATCAGCAGGATGGACAGGCAGAGtctctgagagaaggaaaagtcaaATTTAGCAAAATCAGCACCGACACGGACACGGATGACAAGACACAAGGAAAGGGGTGCAAGCTGAGAAGGTGGGACTCGGGAAGGAAACGGGGATAGCGCAGGATGGGGAGCACAAAAGGAGAAGGGTCGATCGGGAGCTGGGACACCgggagagaaatgagagaaaacaggCGTTCACGCAGCGACGAGGACTCCCACCCCCACCGAGAGCGGAATCAAGACCAAAGGCTGAAGACACGCAGCCCTGCAGTGTAGGCGGGAGAGCGAGACTGCGCGTGCGCGAGTGGATCCCGGTCAACGCCGGATAGCCGTTCCTGGGGGGAAGGGCCAGACTTGTCCTAGAAGCCGTATTCGACGCCCCATTGGCCACCTCCCTCAAAAGGCGAAGAACAATCTGGAAAGGCAAATCACACGGGGAGGAAGAAAGGGCATAAGATTCAACTCGACGCGCTATTGGCTGGTCTGATAGTCCAGCGCGAGGAGAAGTGGGCCAGAGGTAAGGGGCGGGCTGTCAGTGCAGGATTTTGAAGCGCATTGGCCGCTAGCCTGGCAGCAGGAGGCGGCGCTTAAAGTTCATTGGTTCTTGTGAGAAGGGGCGGGAAAAGTGTCGCGAGTGCGGCGGTTTCTAACGCCACAGGCTCATTGCCACCTTTCGCCTCTTCTTGACTGAGTCTGACTCCGCTGGAGGCTGTGGTAACCGCGGGCAGACGACGCAAACacgacccctcccctccctgtcccttcccctccctctcttgcGCTGGATCCGGGCCCGAAGCAACCGCTTGCCTCCCTCTAGAGCCCCTGGCGCCCCCTTCCACCTCCGCCACCCCGCGGCCCCCCAGCGCGCTCCccgagccccgccccctccctgggaccctggcgcggggcggggccgcgggcccAGCGTTTATGGGGACAGCGGCAGAAGAGGGTGCACGCGAGGAACAGCTGCGTGGGGAGGTGGGGCGGGCGAGGCGTGAGGCCAGTTGTTGCGTGTGGGGATAGGCTCGTGAAGGCCGGGCGCAGCGGCTGCACGAGCTTGCCCTTGTTTGGAAGGCATGTGGTGCAAGAGAGGAATTCGGGCCGCAGGGAGAGGACTAGGGTCCAtatcagggcctggcacatggaagCGGCTCAGTAAAcctttgctgagtgaatgaaaataattcttgaaAGTGGGGGAAAGGATCtatgaaaataatgtaattacTGGGATACAAGGGAGTGATCTGATTAAAAGAGGTGCTGGGAGAAATTGAATTGCAGCTCATACATAAGGCTAAGAGTTGAAAGGTGAGCATAAAAATATGTGTAGAAATTGGATAAATGCAGGAGGGAAGGATGATCCCTGTTGAAGAGGACACCAGGGAAACTGCTAGAATGGGGTGTCGGTGGAAAGCGGGTGTAAACTGTTGAAGGGGGCACGAGAGTACGGAAGTATGCCTAAAACTGGGATTTGAGCTTGGGAGGATACAGGTGAGCAGAGGAGAATAATGTTTGGGTTGAAAGAgccttaagaaaggaaaaaggagagaggttCTTGGGAAGGAAGAGTGCCTGGGAAGAAGGATGCCCGAGGAGGAGTGAAAAAGGGAGAAAGCCAGGGGAGAATGAGGGTGAAAGCTGAGTCCGGGGGTGGGCACAATGGAAAACCCTTCCGGTGTGGCCTCTCAGAGACAGGAGGGCTGGTCAGGAGAGGGCCCATGTGGCCATCCTGACCCACCACTCCTGCCCCTAGATCCATGGAACCCAATGAAATGCCTGCTGTCCACCACTGCCCCTCAGACTCTGCCACAGAGGGTGAGACCAGAGCCCCCCAGGGCATGGAGCTGATCCCCAGGAGAGCTGTCAGTCGCTCTCCAACCTGCGCCCGCTGCCGCAACCATGGTGTTACTGCCCACCTCAAGGGCCACAAGCGCCTCTGCCTCTTTCAGGCTTGCGAGTGTCACAAGTGTGTCCTCATCTTGTGAGTATGAGgtccagggaagggaagaggatggACCTCATGTAAAAGGTGACTAACTTAACTTTTGACTTGCCACCCCTCCTTTAGGGAGCGCCGAAGGGTCACGGCTGCCCAGGTGGCCTTGCGTAGGCAGCAGGAGGCACAGCTAAAGAAGCACCTGGCTGAGGGACTAATGAGGAGAGGCGCAGCCCCTCCCAAAGTTCTCAGCCGAGTCAAGAAGGGAGTCATTCGAGCAGGGGTCCACTGTGAGTTTCTCTTGCCAGGGCCGGGGCAGGGATTTGGGCAAAGAAAGCATAAGAAGGGGAAAGAGTCCCAGTCCTGCCACTGAActggtgtgtgaccttgggcaagctgttactactctctgggcctcaccctCCCCAACTATAAAATGTGATCAAGTGTTGGGAGGATGCAGTGAGATCTGTGGGTAGAAAAGGGACAGGGGGAGATAAAAAATCAGTTTGGGGTTGGGGTAGGATGGGGGGAAAGAACTCACCAAAGCTCTCTCTGGTCCCTCACAGCTGGAAAGGAGAACATAGCACCCCAGCCTCAGACCTCCCATAGGGCAGTCCCACTGGCACTGACACCCCCTGGGAAGGTAAGGAGAGCCTGGACGCTGCTCGTACCCTTTCCTCTGTGCCCTTAACACCTGAGTTTTAGGTCCGGCCCTGACTTCTTATAacatcttgggcaaatcacttttCTCCCATGAGCAAAATGAAGGGGTGGGATTTGATGGCCTTCCAAGCTCTGAAGTTTTGGGATTCTACTCCCATCCTAGTACATACTTATTCCTTCCCCAGCCTACCTGACTCCAGCCTATGCCCCCTGCCCTTGCAGGAGAACTTCCGGGGGCCTCTGCTCCTCAGCCGTCCCACAGAAGCTTTGCCTTTGCCCTGGACTCCACTGCCTCCAGGCCCTTGGGCCCCTGGACACTGGCTATCTCCTGGCCTTTCCATGCCAACCCCAGTGGTGTGCCGCTTGCTATGCCAAGAACCTGCTGTCCCTCTGCATCCCTTCCCTGGTAAGATGAATTCAACACTAATCCAACAGATAGTTGAATGACTATACCACTGTATCAGAAAGCGAAGAGGAGAAGGCTACAGGGTAGAAAGTGGGAGGACCTCTATACACTGCACATTCTCTTATCCTCTTCAGGTTTtgaccctggctctgccctccgGCTGCCCACTCATGGGCCCTTCCCAGCCTGCCCAGGATCTCGCCCAATACTGATGGCTCCTCTTTCTGGAGAATCCCAAGGGCCCTCTACCCTGCCCCACACGTGAGTAGGGAGAGAAGGATATGTGTTTATGATGTACTATGCTGGACACCATAgtagatgagaaaaaagaaaaggtctcAGACTAATGGGTGAAGCAGAGCTCTCCTAGCTCTGCCATTGCCTGGCTGCGAACTTCTGTACAAGtatctttacctctctgagccatgTTTTTCTATCAGTAAATTGGAGGCACTATTACTTCTCAGGTTGTCACTGAGAATTAGCAATAATGTATGGACTACACCTAGCATAAGCCCTGGCCTTGACCAAATAGTTGCTAGGAAATCTGCTTAAATAGATAAGATGGGGTCGAACTGCCTGCTGAAAtgggggcatggggtgggggacaTGGCAAGAGCCTCAGAGGCCTAGGAGAGAGGCCAGAAGCCTTTAGAGAAAGCTTCCTAAAGGTGGCCCAAGCTTCTTCTGGAGTTCCATGGGGACCAGGGAACTAGTGGGGAAGGAAACCAGACTCTGGTAGGACAGGAACAGTCATCTATTCGCTCTAgacattttgtcagtttttaaaaaactggcacCAGTGATTTCCCATAACTCTCACAATATCCCTGGGAGGAAGGAACTggcagaaattttcattttatagaaaacaaatcaggccaagacagaggaagggacttgcccaaggccacaaagcCTAATGACACAACAGGCACTCAGATTCCCAGATCAGAATATAGCAAAATCCTGCCCCTCTTTCTATGTGTACATCTGTCCATGTTTAATCCCCCTGCCATCATTTCTCCTTGTTTCTAGATGCTCGACTCTGATACTGCAGCCCTGTGGCACCCCAGACCCTCTTCTGCTGCAGCCACAGGTCCTGGGAAAGAAGTGGGATCCAGCaccctgggggagggaagagcaggggaTAGTGAAGTAaccaggggcagagggagcaccTGGAGGATGGGCAGAAGTGGGGTTCCCagtctgcttctctcccttcctttgcaGGCCCCTGGAGCCTCTCGCCTGGCCTGGACCTCTGCCCACTCTGAGAGGCAGCTGCAGCGGGAGGCAGCTGAGGCTCTTGTGGGGCTGAAAGATTCACCTCAGGCTCCCCGCCTGACCCCTTCTGTTCCCCCCAACCCTGCCTGGATCTCCCTGCTCCATCCCTGTGGCCCCTCAGGTAACCTGTTCCCTAAAAGGAGAGGATGGGATAGGCATGACTggcaaatggaggtactggagcaAACAGGGACTAACTAA
This region of Camelus ferus isolate YT-003-E chromosome 9, BCGSAC_Cfer_1.0, whole genome shotgun sequence genomic DNA includes:
- the LYPD4 gene encoding LOW QUALITY PROTEIN: ly6/PLAUR domain-containing protein 4 (The sequence of the model RefSeq protein was modified relative to this genomic sequence to represent the inferred CDS: deleted 1 base in 1 codon), translating into MGPQHLSPVQLLCLLGAISTLPRARALLCYEATASLFRAVSLHNWRWLLMRSAVCRLSEGCEETLVFIETGTRKGVVGFKGCSPASSYPAQVSYLVSPPGLSIASYSRICRKYLCNNLTNMDSFVKLEANTPKTLAFSSHGCPTCVGEHSKSCLPNFVNTEPCPRDATKCYSSTLKFQAGSLNTTFLLMGCTREHTRALADLHHIGSIRVTEVINILERVQPAGAEPSSRSPAWGILLGLLLAFRD
- the DMRTC2 gene encoding doublesex- and mab-3-related transcription factor C2, whose protein sequence is MEPNEMPAVHHCPSDSATEGETRAPQGMELIPRRAVSRSPTCARCRNHGVTAHLKGHKRLCLFQACECHKCVLILERRRVTAAQVALRRQQEAQLKKHLAEGLMRRGAAPPKVLSRVKKGVIRAGVHSGKENIAPQPQTSHRAVPLALTPPGKENFRGPLLLSRPTEALPLPWTPLPPGPWAPGHWLSPGLSMPTPVVCRLLCQEPAVPLHPFPGFDPGSALRLPTHGPFPACPGSRPILMAPLSGESQGPSTLPHTCSTLILQPCGTPDPLLLQPQAPGASRLAWTSAHSERQLQREAAEALVGLKDSPQAPRLTPSVPPNPAWISLLHPCGPSASAGGRGFQPVGPSLRPSPVPSVALHIGHLGSISLLS